In Pan paniscus chromosome 15, NHGRI_mPanPan1-v2.0_pri, whole genome shotgun sequence, the sequence TAAGGTTTTAGCTTGTGATGCCAGCCAAACCCTGCCCCTCTTCTCCGGTTTTGGTACCAGGTTTGGCagccactgcagtctgggtgtCTGTATAAAGCATTGAACTATGGACACTTGGCTAATTTCCTTCCCTCCATTCTGCTCATGGCTTGTACCTTGACAGTGATGACAGTGAGCTACACTCAGCCTAGTCAGGTGGAAAAAAGCACAGGCCTGGGAGACAAGATGATCTAGGTTCTGATTCTGGTTTTATGACTTTAGGCAAACCACTCAGCTTCTGTAGTCTTTTTCTCATTTGTCAAATGTAACTAGTAGACTAATAATACCCAGCTCCCCAGTGTGGGTGTGAGGAGTTGCTGACAAGCACACAGGCTGGCAGAGGAAAGGCCTTTGATAATAATCCCTGAGCCCTTTTCCTCTACCAAAAAAGGACCCTGAGGGTTATTATTCACCATCTGAGCCATCTTCAACTCTCAGCATTATGGGGCTCAAAAAAGGGGAGGGTTTCTATGGAAAAGCCTGCATTATTAGCTTACTTCCACACTTTTCAGCACTGAGAGTAGTAAAACCACCTCTCACACCTCCAGCTGCAGACATGAGGAAGCTGTCTCCCTTTGCTTCCATAAATACCATCATTTGtactattttctgttatttttgctgATAGGAGAGATGGCAGTCATCCATCAAACAGTAGATAACCAAAAGTCATGATTATCCCTCCTTTAACAAAATTGAGTAtgttaaaaccaaaaaaataagatagaatCTAGAAATGTTAAATCTCTGGAACATGTCACTAGAAACCTCATTCACTGGAAAAATCAGCTCATCAAGTGTATCTGCTGGCATCAGCACTTCACTGTGCCTATGTCACTCATCCCAAAGTGAGGCTGCATTTGGGCCCCTAAACCCAGATAACTCCATGGTGCTTCTGTGTTGGCCTTTGACTCACTGTggcttgattttttctttttttttcagacagggtctcactctgtcaccaggctggagtgcggtggcgcaatctcggctcactacaacctccacctcctgggttcaagtgattctcctgccacagcctcccaagtagctgggactacaggcacatgccaccacgcccagctaatttttgtatttttagtggagacagggtttcaccaggttggccaggatagtcttgatctcctgacctcatgatccgcccaccttggcctcccaaactgctgggattacaggcatgagccaccatgcccagcccactgtGGCTTGTTTTGTAGATAGTTTGTCTCAGCCTTGGATGCTGGGGTCAAGGACTATGTCTGTGTCATCTTCTTTGGCCATCTTAGTCCAcatgggctgctataacaaaatactgaagACTGGGAGGTTTATCCACAATAGAGGTTTATTTTTCAtgattctggagactgggaagtccaagatcaaggcatcagcagattGAGTATCTTGCGAGAGCCCTGCTTCCTCATACATAGCACCTTCTTGTGTCCTCCCATGGAGGAAGGAATGGATGAATcacctcttttataagagcactaatcccattcatgagagcacCACACTCACCTCCCCCAAAGAcaccacctcctaataccatcaccttatGGGTGATGGatctcaacatatgaatttggggggcacATAAACACTCAGACCACGGCAGTGGCCCAGACATGTAGTGAGGGCCTTGAACTtaacaggtgctcagtaaattatTGCTATCACTTTGGCTGGGAGCAAATCCCTAGCAACTCCTGTTGCTCAGCTTTCTGAGAGTAGAATGACTAAATCACCTCTAAAACAGGTAAGGACTACCTGAGAATGTTCTTTTCTAATTGTCTGAAAGgaccctcccccagcccacaCATCTCTCTTCATGTTTCTGAACCTTTCCTATTTTCATTGACTTCATCCGGCTTCTAGAATAAATGGCCCCAGACAAATGTTTCCCCCTTTTTCTGCCTGTTTGCTGCATTCAGTTCCCTGTGTTTAGTAATTACAGCAGCAATACTCTCTGGTCTTGCAGCTCTGGGGTCTACATTGAGCCTCCACTGCCAAGAATTGCTGAGGGACTTTGATTTTGAAGAGTTCCCAGAGAAGAGATGATGgtctgattttctgtctagcatGAAGGGCCCTAAGTAATTCTCAATGGAACTATTCCCTGTCCCTCGACCCTCCCTTCCCAAATCATCCtggcaattccattccatcccatctaGCTCAAAAGCTATACTTGGTATCTTCCTCTAGTTTCCTGACTACATGCTGTTAATTTCTTACCCAAATGCAGCTCCTTGTGCGCTGAGAAAGGAAAATTGTATTTAGTTCTGAATGGTAATAGAGTATGCACACCTGGATGTTTGGGAAAGGTGGACCCTTGGCTTGACTTGAGCAGACCAGCAGGTCATAACCCCAAAAGCCCACACATTTCAAGGTCTGGTCTGAACACTTCCAGGGTGCACTGGGAGGCAGCCGTTGACCAAGCTGTAGCAACAAGGAACTATATCAGCTTGGTAACAAGTGGGGTATTATCAGGAGGGAGGATCATGAGAGAGCTCTTGTGATCCAAACGATGGGACCCAAGTTAGAAATTTGAActtgaaaataaggaaaaactgggctgggtatggtggcttatgcccgtaatcccagtgctttgggaggctgaggtgggtggatcacttaagaccaggagttcgaggccagcccaggcaacaagacaagaccctcatctctacaaaaatttaaaaattagccaggcatggtgtgcacagctgcagtcccagctacttgggaggctgaggcaggaggatcacctgaacctggtagttttaggctgcagtgaggtgtgattgcaccacggcactccagcctgtgggacagagaacaagatcccatctctttaaaaaaaaaagagagagagagagagagaggtttgaTGGTTTGATTTTAATAAGAAACTGACTCAGGGAGGCATGCtcagtattctttttattttttaatggtgttTGTAGTCAGAGTGACTCTGATGCCAACCCCTCCACCCATCAGCCTTCTCATGTTTACTGAATCATTTGCTTGGAAAGAACCCTCATCCCTCTGATGAGAGTGGGCTGACCCTCATTGCCCTTTCATGAGAAATCCTGAGTGTATCACTgctctcttttctatttctgtttttcttagtaACATCCATTGTTCTACAATATGCATTCTTAGCGGTATGCCTGTGTGCACAGGTAGAAAAGTCAGGAGGGTGGAAATGTGAACAGTTAGAGGCAAAGGCAAAATGGACGTTTTATAGTTTATCAACGTATAGCATCCAATACTTCTGTTATTATTCCAAAAGCTTGAAGTGTGTGTTTGAAGAATTTTGTTTAAAAGATGGGTAGATCTTGAGCAAATTTCTCATTTCTATGTATGCTAGaaatgcccgtaatcccagtgctttgggaggctgctgtttctctgcctggaacatcCCGACTTCTccatcccaccaccaccacacacatacacccttctTGCCTGCCTAACTCCTCTTTAGCTTTCGGGTCTCCCTGCTTCATCTTTTCTAAGCCCCACTTCTTAGATGGGTTCCCCTCTTAGGAGTTACCATAGAATCCTGTACTCCCTCTAGCACCACACTTACCACACAATATCATCATCATCTTACTGGACTagggctccatgagggcagggaccagaaCTGTCTTTTCCACAGTTCTATCCCCAGGTCAATAAGTGTTTGCAGAATAAATGAATTCTGATGAGTCTGTATAAGCCTCTTCTTTGTATGAGCCTTTGCTTCTCTCTCTAAACATGATCTGTTGAGTATGGTTGTTCAGGTTGTGGACTGTACAAGGATATCTagcagagaagggaaaggaggctGAAATCCAGCCCACATTCTTGTCACCAAGCCATTTTTTGCTGGCTGTGTCCACCATGAGGATGAGGTGCTATTCTCCTGATTTGCACAATAGCACCACACAGGCTTTCAGCAGCCTAGCTCTGAACAACGCTTAGTGTCTTCAAAAGCAGGTGAGAATTCTCCCGCTCATTCCTAGAAAGACTAAGGCTGAGTGATTTTATGAAACTCTCTCTTTAGGTCCTTTGCCAGCCATCAAAGCCAAGACCCAGACCCCATTCACAGCAAAGATTTCTCTTactcttctctcatttttctctcctgcAGGGTTTGGGATGACAACTCCGGCGACAGTAGGAGGAAAAATCTTTCTGATCTTTTACGGCCTTGTTGGGTGTTCCAGCACCATCTTGTTCTTCAACCTCTTCCTGGAGCGCCTGATCACCATCATCGCCTACATCATGAAGTCGTGCCACCAGCGGCAGCTCCGGAGACGAGGGGCCCTGCCCCAGGAGAGCCTGAAGGATGCGGGGCAGTGTGAGGTGGACAGCCTGGCCAGCTGGAAGCCCTCCGTGTACTACGTCATGCTGATCCTATGCACAGCCTCCATCCTCATCTCTTGCTGCGCCTCAGCCATGTACACCCCCATTGAAGGCTGGAGCTACTTTGACTCACTCTACTTCTGTTTCGTGGCTTTCAGCACCATTGGCTTTGGGGACCTGGTCAGCAGCCAGAACGCCCACTATGAGAGCCAAGGCCTCTATCGCTTTGCCAACTTCGTCTTCATCCTCATGGGTGTCTGCTGCATCTACTCCTTGTTCAATGTCATCTCTATCCTCATCAAACAGTCCTTGAACTGGATCCTGAGGAAAATGGACAGCGGGTGCTGCCCGCAATGCCAGAGAGGACTCTTGCGATCACGCAGGAACGTGGTGATGCCAGGCAGCGTCCGGAACCGCTGCAACATCTCCATAGAGACAGACGGGGTGGCAGAGAGTGACACGGACGGGCGCCGGCTCTCAGGGGAGATGATCTCCATGAAGGACTTGCTGGCAGCCAACAAGGCCTCGTTGGCCATCCTGCAGAAGCAACTGTCTGAGATGGCCAACGGCTACCCCCACCAGACCAGCACACTGGCCCGGGACAATGAATTCTCAGGGGGGGTGGGAGCCTTTGCAATCATGAACAACAGGTTGGCAGAGACCAGTGGGGACAGGTAGAAGCCAGGAGTGGATGCTGGGCAGAGGCCAGAGTAGAATGGAGGATGATTGCCGCCCAGGGGACGAGCTCAGCCCTGCGCCTTGGCTCTGTTCCTTCTGGGAGCTGTTCCCGGGAGCCTCCGCAAGCATCTTTAGAAATCTGATCTCGGCTCCAACCAACAGCCACCTTCCAGGGATAGGGGGCCTGAAGCCTCGATGCTTCTCTCCTGATCCTTATTCTTTAAGTCTAAATTCAGTCTTTTCAAAACAAATCACAAAAGCAGCATTAGACATTGCCTTGTTTCTTTAATCTTGTTTCAGAGCTTTAGCTGCCTGAGGAGATAGGTTTTCCTTAAGCCTTGATTTCCTGAAGCTCTCTCTGTTCCTTATTTGGGAACAAAAATTGCGAAGACTCATCTTTCCCTAGAACTCTGAatggatgaatttttaaaagtggggAGAATGTTTGGGGATGTGTCTGGGCTTTCTTTTTGCCAGGCTTCCTTCAAAGCATACCTGCCAGTGGTGTCTGCATAGGGAAAATGTCTGTTGTACTCTTTAtacctgtttctgttttttgttgtcccttcctttttatttttaaggcctTAATGCCTGGCTGTGGCATCTGTGAGACCTCAAtgtaataagaaaattaaattcagCTTCAGGCCTTTAAACTGCAGCAAGATGGTGGTGTAGGGGTGTGGGACGGGGAGAGACTCACTTTTGTAACTAAAGAACATAGCTTAACATTTTCCCTTTGAATGGTCACACAGACCATTTCATTTTTACCAGGGCTTGGGGACCCAGTGCAAAGATGATGACTATTTATTAAAACGGAAAATTTAATAAATCCTCATTTTATTAACTAAGATTCCATGAGTGCTCATTGTGGCCAGTGGAAGACAAGCACCTAATTAAACAGGCGTTTATTGGactcagagaaaaaggaaatgggaaaTTGACCTTCACGGATATGAGCGTCATTTTGGTGTCTTGACTGGAGAAACATTCTAGGCCAGATAATGAAATCCGGCTTTTTTTGGTTTGATGCATTTCCTTTGTGCCTTCTGAGACTGTAACGAGTCTAGTTTTATAACCTCCCTACTAGATTAATCATCCACACTAGGAACAAAGGCTGTTGACCTTCATATACACAGGAGAATGCATTTGGGGGAATGACAGCAGTGTTCAAAAATGATGGCTGTTGTTTTTCTAAGGTAagagtggtgcaaacacagcccTTTCAGAATTGATGaggaaaggccgggcacagtggctcacacctttaatcccagcacttcgggaggccaaggcaggcagatcacctgaggtcaggagtttgagaccagcctggccaacatggtgaaacccccgtctctactaaaaatacagaaattagccaggtatggtggcatgtgcctgtaatcccagctactcaggaggctgaggcaagagaatcacttgaacctggaaggtggaggctgcagtgagccaagatcacgccactgcagtccagtctgggcaacagagcgagactcttctCAAGAAATGATGAGGAAAGATGGCCACCATAAAGAAGACAAAGCTGAAAACCTATGCCTCGTGAAACTGAAATGTTGAGCAGAGAACATTAGAGCTGGTGGAGGACCCCTTAGAAACCATCTCATCCAGCCTCCTTGTTTTTGACACCAAGAAACAGGCACAGGGGTTGTCCCTTGTCTGAGGCCTTAGGGGTGGATAGTGTACAGCTGGGGAAGGAACCTAGGGCTCCTGATGGTGAAGTCCAGGCTGTTGTCCCCTACTCCACACAACCTTGCCCTGTTCCTCAACAGGTCCCTCTTCAGGCTCAGTTGCCTTTCCTTCCAGCTCGCAAACCCAGATATTTTCTTTACGGTACCAGAAGTGCCTGATAGAAGTTCGACAAGCAGCAACACTGGGCTTTGAATTTAGTGCTGCACGGCTCCAAAGTCAGAGATCTTAAAGTATTCTCTATATCACTCTTAAAGGGAAAGCATCCTGGAGCTACTGCAAAATGCTTGTTAGGAACCTGTGACCCCAAACAGAGCTTCTCACGGGCTCTGTACCGTACCAGGTGCTGTGGGGATGGAAAGAGGAGCACCTATGGGATTCCTTGATCTCCATATTTCTAGTACATGGGTTGGAGTAAAGCAAGTGGTTGCATCTCCAACACAGGTTTCTGGAGGCCCTGATGGTGTGCTGGAGGCCAAGGAACATCAGCATACCCAAGGCTCATCTTCCTAGAGGGTCAGTTGTACTAAGCAATTTTTGCAGAGAGATGTTATATCAAAACACATGACTTTCTTTAAATAAGATCCAAAATGggcataaacttttttttttttttttgtggggggggacagggtctcgctctattgcccaggctggaatacagtggagcaatcttggctcactgtaaccttcgcctcctgggctccagcagtcctcccacctcagcctcccaggtagtatAAGCAAGTTGTTTAGTAAAAGGAGGTGTTAAAGACATGCTAGCATCAAGCAG encodes:
- the KCNK13 gene encoding potassium channel subfamily K member 13: MAGRGFSWGPGHLNEDNARFLLLAALIVLYLLGGAAVFSALELAHERQAKQRWEERLANFSRGHNLSRDELRGFLRHYEEATRAGIRVDNVRPRWDFTGAFYFVGTVVSTIGFGMTTPATVGGKIFLIFYGLVGCSSTILFFNLFLERLITIIAYIMKSCHQRQLRRRGALPQESLKDAGQCEVDSLASWKPSVYYVMLILCTASILISCCASAMYTPIEGWSYFDSLYFCFVAFSTIGFGDLVSSQNAHYESQGLYRFANFVFILMGVCCIYSLFNVISILIKQSLNWILRKMDSGCCPQCQRGLLRSRRNVVMPGSVRNRCNISIETDGVAESDTDGRRLSGEMISMKDLLAANKASLAILQKQLSEMANGYPHQTSTLARDNEFSGGVGAFAIMNNRLAETSGDR